TCATAGCTTTTTGAAAACCATTCAAACACAGCTAAAGGAAGAATGCTGGGGTTGCCCTGGGATTCCTAGTCCTCTCCAGAGAGTGGAAGGCCTCACTGCCCATAGCTGTCATTTGTCACCTACACCAAtcaaaaaatgttaatttgtcCCTTATGGAAGCTTGCATAATATTGGTCTTAGTTTAAATCTCTGCATAGGGAAGGTTTACTTGAGGAGTACAATGGTTTACTTGAGGAGCACAACAAAGTTTAAATTTTGAGTGAGACAGTAGTACTTTGTTAACTCCCCCCAAAACACAGAACTGTTCCTCCTAGTTAGGTGAAGATCTCAGAATTGTCATCCCATTCTTACTCACTGTCGTTCACCATTATAGATATCTTAATATTTCAGTGCTCTCCAGAAAGTCTGTCAGCTCAAAGATGGCTAAGGCAAAGAGTATTTAAAATCCATTCTCAGCCTAACAACACCAGAGCTCTAGCACTGttactgaagaaacaaatacagatgAAGTGAATCTTAAAAAATTTTTAACATGTAGCTTAGAGGAGCACATTTTGTCCTAAGTAAAATAAGGTTATtagtcatttaatttttaaattgaagtaAATGCCTTATGTCTTGAAATGTATttaactgaacagaaaaaaacaacttacgCCTTTCAGAACTGTAGTAGTGAAGGCTCTGCTGTTTACCTCTTATTCCACCACAGATTGGAAGCACACAGTGCATGCAGTGTATTTCTTGGAATGTGTCATTCTGTGcttaacagttttctttttatattgaAGGTTTTAATCCCTGCCAAACCTGTCCTCCTTGGTCAGCAATACTGTACAGTACTGTGAAAGTGAGCAGGCTGGAAATAGTTCTGCAACTTctcacatttttcctctgaaatgggaccaaaaaaaaaaaaaaaggaaaaacaacttgcattaaaatcaaatttctaTTGTTATAttaatcaataaataaattctCATATTTTAATCTATAGATTAACTTTGGAAATGTTAACAATAAACTGGATGCTCTTCCTTTACTTATTGCTATGTTTGCACTAAATACTTGGCCGAGTTTGATCATAACTGCATATTAGAGTGTTCAGTGAAGAGCATTTATAGAAAGAAGCATGTCCTTCTCCCAGGGAATTATCGTAGTTCTCATTTTAGAATCAAGGTTTTTGGTTCTCCTTGAAATCTCAGGTAACTCTCTACTttacaaatgcctttttttttttattttcccctaatGGTTCTGGAttaattgcttcattttgtaTTGACCTAAATAGAAAGTGGCAATGATTCCGTACATTTTTTATGTTCTAGTCAACAGCAGTAGGATATTGCGTTATACAAggaatgcagaatattttttttatagtttattGCATTTTGTCAACAGTGTACTATGTATTTTCCAGATATTCAAAATAGGTGATACTCAGAGATAAGAACAGAGCAAATTACATTTGAACATGCAGAAATAGATCtgactgtattttctgtggGTGTGTAGAAGCTGTAGGTTGATAATCTGTGGAAATGACTAGTATAAATTGTTTTGTGggatcttattaaaaaaaaaaacatgacaaaatagCAATTTCCATTAAATTAATTGGGATAATTTGTGTATTCAGGAAGGGACTTGTTACTATGGGTAATTTATTGTACATGCATGGTGTACAAGAGAATGAAATATTCTTCAGCATTGTAATGCAGAAATCTTTGTTAGTGTCCTCACTTATTTTGCATCTCAATTATATTGTtataaacaatttcttttttgctggTACACTACTGACATTTTTCTAGCTTTTTACCACTTTTCAAGATGCTTCGTGACTTCACTATTCCTTTCTCCCTGCTAAAATTCTTCCTCAAAAATCAATCTATAATTTCTTTCCTGTCACTGGACACTGGAAAAATGTCTTTAGCTCTTCAAATGTCTACAAAATAAACTAACTGATTTACTCTGAAGTCGAGAAAAGGCGTCTTAAAAATCTTGCTCAAAATTACAACACATttagcaaaatatatttcagatattgAGAAATGTCTCACAAAGACACATGAAGTTGCTTCTCTACATTTTTTACTGGCTTGTCTGTCCTCATAAATCCAGCCTGATTAGATGAGCAAGTTCGGTCATTTAGGAATACAGTATGACAAAGAGGAATTTAGTGCTACTGAAGACATGGGTGACCTGTTTGCTAGACTGCAAGATGCCTGCAGCTGGCCAGCTGTGTCCTCAGTGGTGTGTGGAAAATGATGCAGATATTTAATATGCATAGTGCATTACTAGTCTTAATTTCAGTCTCCTGTGCTCTCGTATTTCCAacttacaaatatttatgagaACAATTCCTTATGATTAACAAGATTTATATAaccttccttttttatttacCCCTTGATTTTTATGGTTGCTGAGATGTGTGCTAATGGTCACAAAGATTAcattttttgctctgttttctgttgcaaCACGATGAAGtttttgcaatatttatttaatatataatgTTTTCCTATTAAATCCTGAAAAGTTTAACTTCTCTCCTACTTTTTGGGAGTGTGTATCAGAGCTTTATTTACTGGGTAGATGTCTAGAACTATATACCATCCTGTGTTTGTAAAATAGTACGAATTTAGAATCTTCCAGCATTCAGATAATTCCTTTGGGCATGCCCATTTTCAGATAGCAAAAATGTATCTTAGACTGCAGTATGCTGTTAAGTTGCCAAAGCACTAAAGGCATAAGGTGagttgaaagcaaaacagaaggcatCCAGACTATAAACCTTTACAAGGAGTGTAAATTCTCACTCAGCATCTGCAAGAGTGACATTTTCACCTACCTAGCTCTATTCTCAGTGTGACTGAAGAGTTAAGTTTATTCAGAGTATAACATTAGACTGATAACTTAAAGCTAATTGAATCATCTTTTGAAAACTCTGTATGCATACATTTAGAGACTGCATGTCCAGAGAGTACATGGCCTACAAAGTAACTGCTCCAACACAATGAGAATGTGTGTTTACTATGGATTTACTATGAACATAACAGGTTTTCTGAAagacacaatatttttttcagaatcataGTGAGTTTTCTCATGAAGTATATGTATACGTGTAATGTCAAATTTCACAATCTAAtatgtcattttttcccctctccctctttcttctttctgttttgttgttgttatttttgtttgttttttttttttcttcttcttcttctacaGATGGGCCTCTTGGGCCAAGAGGATTAGCTGAAGCTACAGAGATGTGTACTCAAGAATGCCTGGTTTTGGGTCATTCAGATAACTGTTGGATGCCTCCCAGCCTGGGTCCATACCAACAGCCAAAGTCTCCTATGTCTACCTTTGCACCTCAGAAAGAATGGGTTAAGAAGGACAAATTAGTTAATGGACACACATTGACCAGGACCTGGAAAGAAGATAGCAACAGAAACCAGTTCAGTGATCGAAAGCAGTATGGTTCCAGTGAGGGCCATTTCAACACTGGCAATCACATGACTGACATTCCTCTGGCCAACTTGAAGTCTTATAAACAGGcctcaggagctgctgagagTCCAAAGGAGCACCAGCTATAAGAAATGGTTACTTTGGACCAATGACTTTAGCCTACTTAGACTTGCTaatactgtgtgtgtgtgtcagagCTTTATGTACTGGGTAGACCTCTAGAACTATGTTTCACCTAGCAGAGAGATGCATATCTTTATGTTAGCACCGTGGAAGGTATGGTGTCCTGCAAGATGAAAGAGAGTTTCTACTAGTTGTGTGGTTTTGTTAAATAGACATGATTAAACTCTGCAGCAATCTCTCCAGTTtgagaatattctttttttgtttgtttgttttttgaccCTGGACTGCTGCTATGAACAACAGAAGATGCATTTGGAGAGTGGGAGAGCAAGAAAGTTCATTGGATTGCAATGATTGAAAAGAATATCCAGTTAGAAAATTGTGCTTTTGTTGTCATTGATCTATGCTGGGACCATTATACTTGAGAT
The Numida meleagris isolate 19003 breed g44 Domestic line chromosome 1, NumMel1.0, whole genome shotgun sequence genome window above contains:
- the LOC110402071 gene encoding protocadherin-9-like — protein: MGDAEKAGILNAFFASVFTAKTPPWESWTLESQRRVTFHLPDGSQESCSDSGLGDHEPVGGGTLISHPLPLVQPQDEFYDQASPDKRTEADGNSDPNSDGPLGPRGLAEATEMCTQECLVLGHSDNCWMPPSLGPYQQPKSPMSTFAPQKEWVKKDKLVNGHTLTRTWKEDSNRNQFSDRKQYGSSEGHFNTGNHMTDIPLANLKSYKQASGAAESPKEHQL